The window GAATTAGTATCTTTGCTCTGCTGACTAGTCTTGTCTTCGCTTATTTGGTCACTCGTTCGATTACTCGTCCAATCTTATATGCTGTCAAAATTGCGCAAACGGTCGCGGCTGGCGATTTGACTGAAAAAATAGAAGTTAAATCAACAGATGAAACTGGACAACTGATTACGGCACTAAAAGATATGAATGAAAAATTGCTCGCGATCGTGAGCCAAGTTCGCGCTGGCAGTGATCATATTGCGACCGCGTCTAGCCAAATTGCTGCAGGTAATTTTGATTTATCGTCTCGCACAGAAGAGCAGGCGAGTTCTTTAGAAGAAACCGCGTCGTCTATGGAGGAGCTAACATCGACAGTCAAGCAGAATTCTGAACATGCTCAGCAAGCAAGCCAATTGGCAATATCTACATCGAGTATTGCGATAAAAGGTGGTGACGTCGTTTCCCAAGTCATTGCTACGATGGGCCTGATCAATGACTCTGCGAAAAAGATTGTAGATATCATCGGGGTAATTGACAGCATAGCGTTTCAAACTAACATTTTAGCTTTGAATGCAGCAGTGGAATCGGCGCGTGCGGGTGAGCAGGGGAGGGGATTTGCTGTGGTTGCTTCTGAAGTACGTAGTCTTGCTCAGCGCAGCGCAGGTGCCGCTAAGGAAATCAAATCGTTAATCAATAATACGGTGGAACGGGTTGGCACTGGTACTGATCTAGTTAATCAGGCTGGCAAGACCATGGACGAAGTTGTGCGAAGCGTCCAGCGCGTTACCGAATTTATTTCAGAAATTTCTGTCGCTACTTTGGAGCAGTCTGCAGGTATTGAACAAATCAATCGAGCCGTTATGCAGATGGATCAGGTTACACAACAAAATGCAGCACTTGTTGAGGAAGCTACTGCCGCAGCGCAGTCAATGGAAGATCAGTCAAGAAATCTGGTCAATGTGGTTAGTAGATTCGAGCTAACGGAAGATCAATCTGTCACTTTCACTGCGCCGGAGAGTTCACATCGTTTGGTTCAGCTTAGAGAATCTCGAAAGGATATAGAGATCAAGCGAGTGTCTCATCAACCCAATATCAAACGATTTAATACGAGAAGCATAGAAAAATCTACCGAAGCCGCTTTAGTGCGTGATCGATGGGAAGAGTTCTGAAAGTGATAGATGTCAGTCCGTGAAACTAAAGCTGATGAGGTTGCAAAAGAGAGCGGAGAAGCGTCAATCAGGATATATCGTGTGTTTTATTCTGTAGATTGTACCGATTGATTTATCGCAAGAACATGGTTTAAGTGGAGTATTCATCATGATTTTTACTAATTTTATGGCGTTGATAAAACACGAATTAGTATGCTTGCTAGTCGAAAAAAATTCTGCCAGCGATAGGATAAATCATGCTCAAACTGGAGCGGATCTGACAGATGAAGTTACGGCATTTGAAAATCAGATAGCCATGGTTATTACTGACGACGCTAAAGTGATATTGCGTGTGAATCGAGCTTTTTCTGAACTCTCTGGATACTCATCACTGGATCTGATCGGTAAGACATTAGCTATTTTTAATACCAATCTACATGATCAGCGGCTCTACCAAGAAATCTGGAAACGAAACAGAAAAGATCATTACTGGTGTGCCGAGATATATTTACGAAAGATTGACGGTACCGCATATCCTGTTCTATGCACCGTTTCACTCGCCAGATGCAGTATAGGGACTGGTACTAATTATGTCGTTACCTATATCGATATTTCAAAAAGAATGACTAAGGAAAACGAAACAAATCAGCAGTCCTATGATGATGCGTTGGTTGTGTTACCAAGCTTTAATTTGCTAAACCGAGATGACATCGCAGTGCAACAAGCAACAATAAGTACCTTGAATGAGACAAGCTACCTAGCGCCTCCTGTTCGCGAGTTGATTATTGATCGATCTACAATCGAACGATCGATGATTGCGGCGCTGGATCGTAACGAATTTAAAGTATATTTTCAACCGCAAATAAAAGTAGACGGTAGCTTGATGGGGGCGGAAGCTTTGGTGCGATGGGAGCATCCAAAGCGCGGACTACTTCCACCATTAGAGTTCATCTCTCTGGCCGAGGAAACAGGAATAATTATTCAGTTAGGTCTATTCGTACTGGAGGAATCGTGCCGGAAAATTGTGGAATGGCAAGAGGATTTTAATATTGGTGAATTCAGTATGTCAGTTAACGTGAGCGCCCGTCAAATTCGTCATCCTGATTTCGTCACACAAGTATCAACAATATTAAAACGTACGCAGGCCGACCCCAAACGGTTAAAGCTCGAGTTGACGGAGAGCTTGTTAGTCGACAACCTGGAAGACACGATTTCTAAAATGAACCTGTTGAAGGCAAGCGGGGTTGGTTTTTCGCTAGACGATTTTGGTACGGGGTATTCGTCGCTGTCATACCTGAAGCGCTTGCCGCTTGACCAGTTGAAAATTGATAAATCGTTTGTTAATGATGTCTTGACCGATCAAAACGATGCTGCAATTGTGGAGATGATCTTGGCACTTGGCAAAAGCATGGGCTTGGCCGTGATCGCAGAGGGAGTGGAGACCGAAGAGCAACGATCTTTTTTAAGCGAGCGTGGGTGCAATGCTTTTCAGGGATATCTTTTTGGTCGACCCATGGCAATGGTCAGTTTCGAGACATTCTTAAATGTTAAGACATTTACAAAGGCGCCTTAGGTAGAGCGCGTTAAATAATCGATTAGTTATCGGGTTTCGTCTTGTTTGCGTTATTGCACTTTATTGCCACGTGTAATATCGTTAGGGGTCTTCATATCGTATATAAACCATATGGATCCTCTAAGCCGACTCATCAAGTTAGTTCGACCGCAAGCCAGTCTTGACCTTCGGTGCTTGTTGGGGGGCGCGTTTTCTATTCAGCACGAACAAGAAGCTGAGGGAGTCGTTCCGTTTCATTTAGTTTTGAGTGGGACATGTGTTATTGAGACGAAAGGCTCAAAACCGTTAATCCTAGAGGCTGGCGATTTTGTGCTGTATCCGAACGGTGGAGCGCATTTAGTGCGGGATAACCTGGGTGGTAGTAAGCCAATTAAGTCAACGTTAAAAGATGATGGCGACTTTCTGCCAGTACGCAGTAATGGTAAGGGGGCGATCAATGCAGATTTGTTGTGCGGACGCTTTCTTTGCGAGAGAGGGTCAGCCGCACTATTATTTGGAACATTACCTGATCCATTACATATTTCTTTAGCGAGGAGCCATCCACTTCTTGCATTACAAACGTTGGTTGCTCTCATACGCGACGAGGCCGATAGCAAGAACTCCGGGGCACTAGCTATCGTTACCTCGTTAAGTCAGGCCTTGCTTGTCATGGCACTGAGAATTTATGGTGAACATCAATCGGATGTACCAAATATTCTGACACTGTTAACGGATAGCAGGTTGAGTGCTTCAATTCAAGCATTGATGATCGCCCCCGGGCATCAATGGACCATTGCCGAACTTGGTGCTAGGGCGGCCATGTCTCGGGCCACTTATGCGCGTCACTTCAAAGCCAAAGCCGGTATGACCGTATCGGAGTTTCTCTCGCATGTCCGGATGGCGACGGCCAGTGCATTATTACTTCATACCAAACGAAATGCGGGTGACATCGGCATGGAAGTCGGCTACCAATCTGAAGCCGCTTTTGGCAAGGCGTTTCGTATCAATACCGGATTCACACCAGGACGATATCGGCAACAACTTCAAGAAAATATAGCGGCTAATCAGAAATAAATCACGGTTCACTTTGAATGAAACGGATTGAGACGAATGCGTAGATTCTTGGTTCTTTAGAACTATCGTTTTACTGACAATCCTGAATACAATAGTTTCGTTGTATCCCTTTAGAAACTACTGGAGTTCATTATGTTTTCAGATTGGAAGTCTCTCGTCCCTCATATCAAAAAGTCGTTCGGTACCTTAAGTAAAGCACATCCTAAAATGGTGGCTGCTTACCAAGCGCTGGATGTGGCGTCTGCGGACGGCGGCGCACTTGATCCCAAGACACGTGAGCTGATCTCTCTTGCCGTCGCCGTAACGACGCGCTGCGACGGTTGTATTGGCACTCATGCTCAGGCAGCCGCTACCCATGGGGCTACTGAGGCTGAGATTGCTGCTGCTCTTGCAACAGCAATTTCATTGAATGCTGGAGCTGCGTACGTATACTCGCTCCATGCGTTAGAAGCTTTTAGTTCATTTTCCGATGCAAAGAAGCTTATCGCTTAAATCCAATAAGTTTCTTTGAATAAGCACATGAGCGTTCGACGTCAATAATTGGTCTGGAAGTTGGCATTAATAGATCTAAGAAACGTCTTTTTGATTTATTACAGTGTGGTATCGCTGACCACAAACCGCACACGCAAGATTACGTGCCACGCGGATTTGCGTCCATTCCATAGTTTGTGCATCGAGTAGTAACAAGCGGCCTATTAGCGGTTTGCCTATGCCCATGACGACCTTCAGTGCTTCGGCCGCTTGCATGCTACCGATGATGCCGACTAACGGCGCAAATACGCCCATCGTGGCGCATTGGATTTCTTCAAATTGCTGGTCTGGGGGGAACAGACAGGCGTAGCAGGGGGATGTTATCTCGCGGCTGTCGAATACGCTGATTTGTCCGTCAAACGAGATCGCTGCACCAGATATCAGTGTAGTACCAGATTCCACACAAGCTTGGTTGACCGCATGGCGGGTATTGAAATTGTCGCAGCAATCCAGCACAACGCTGGCGTTTTGGACAAGCTGTTGCAGGCGTTGGCCACCGATTTTTTCTTCCAAAGTGACGATCTCAATCTCGGGATTGATGGCTTCTAGGGTCTGTCTGGCGGAGCCGGCTTTGGATTGTCCGACGCGTGCGGTGGTATGCAAGATCTGCCGCTGCAAGTTAGTCAGATCGACGGTGTCATGATCGACAATCGTGATTTTGCCGACCCCAGCGCTGGCGAGATAAAGCGCTGCTGGCGATCCCAAGCCGCCGGCGCCGATAATGAGCGCATGCGCACCACTGATCTTTTGCTGGCCTTCAATCCCGATCTGGTCGAGCAAAATGTGGCGAGAATAGCGAAGTAACTGCTGATCGCTTAGGTCGGTGGTATCGGGTTCGGTCATAGCGCTTCAATTGGAATTACGAGGTGAGCAATCATCCTACACGTTTGTATCGTTTCAGGCATCATTGCAAAATGAAAAACTGGCGATAGATATTTTGCCCGCACATCACCATCTTGCGGGAGATGGACTACTGGTCATTACCGGAGGCGCCGTTACATTATCTTCGATGCCTCATTCAAAGAAGCTCCGGTTATTTTCCGCGTTTGGTCATTGAAATCTGGAATAAGCAAGTCCACAATGCTAAGTCCAAATGTAAGATGAATATATCTATTATTCTGCTTTTTCCAGCCATTCTGTATTTTTGTCAAACTCGAGCAAACCAGATTAACTTTGGATTTGTGACGAGGCTTAGAGGTAGCAATATTCGGCAGTAGTTTTGAACTGTTATTCATGCAATATTGCCGGCCATTTATTACTAAAGCCCTCATTAAAAATAGATCCAATTTAGAACTCAAGAAACCATTGATTCAACATGTGCCATTTTCTGTAACGGGATGTAAGCCTGCGCAAACGAAGTCGATTAATCGCCCCAGCTTGAATAGCTTCGTCTGTAGTCGCTTGCACTTCTTTTTGCATACCAAACTGCACTGACAACACACAAATATTGGTTACATTATTTTTAAATATGGTGTGATTTTTGGGTGAATATTTACTGAAATTTATTTAATAATTAGAGCTACTGATTTGAATTGCCAATCGGGGTATGGATAGATGAAAGCATGCCTTGTTCAATGCTTCGTTCATTCAACCCTTATCAAGCTCAATATCTATTCAACGAGGTTCATACTTTATGAATTTTTTTCGTACAAATTTACGCCAATCATGGCAGCAGTGTTTGTTCTGCGCATTGACGCTTTCCGCTACCTTTCATGCTGAAGCGGATGAGGTCGGCCAAATCACCAGCAACGGACAACGCCTTACCCAATTTTTAGATCAAACACGGGTTGAGGAGTTGTGGCCAGCGGGTGTCCATGTCGCATGGGAGACAGGAGTACCAAACGGAAAACCGGCTAAAGGTGAAGGCAAGCATACTCACTGCAGTGCTTTTGTCGCTGCCATCGCCAAGCGATTAGGCATTTACATCTTACGACCACCCGATCACAGTGCCCAGCTGTTAGCCAATGCCCAGTACGATTGGCTTCTGATGCGAGGTGCACCAAAGGGATGGGAAGAACGACTGAGCGCTAAGCAGGCGCAGCAAGCAGCCAACAGTGGCGTGCTGGTCGTTGCCGTCTACCGCAGTCACCACGACGATAAGCCAGGACATATTGCGATCGTACGACCGGATTTAAAATCCGGGCGTGCGCTTGACTTGGAGGGACCACAAATCACTCAAGCTGGAGCGGTTAATTACCTGAGTGCCACGCTAGCCCAAGGATTTGCATCGCAACCCTTGGCCTGGAAGAAAAAAGAAGTCCGTTATTTTTTGCACGATATTGAGTGGGAAAACGTCCATGAATGACAAGCTCAATAAATCTTACCCCGCACGAAAAACTTGTAATTGACTACATAAACAACCAGATTGCGATATTCCGGTTATCGCCAACTTCACCATACAAATTCGTAGACTCAAATTGAGTATCCGATAGCGCTTTCATTTTTCTCTAGTGATCTTTTATGCAATAGCCTTAATAACCCTCAAATCCGCGTAGGCTCCAGACTACTATTTCCTTAGATTGCTGTTATGCGTTGAGGGTATAAAAAATCGCAGACCTTCCTCGTGCGACTAATGATCAATAGCCCTATTTTTCTTATACTCTCCATTTAAGTAGGAAAAATGCCTCTGATGTCTAATAATTATATGGGGAGATTAAATATACTAATTAGGAGTATATTTATTTATCTTGCTTTGAGGTGATAAAAAGGCCGCACAATATGCGGCCTGGTCAGATTAGATCGTGGCATGCAGGACACGACCGTGATCATTGTCGCTTTATTTTTTCTTTGACTCCGCTTTAGATTCAGATTTAGATTCTTCTTTGCTATCTTCTCCGGCATCTTTTGGATCAACTTTGGTGACTTTGACTGGCAAGCCCTTTAGGTGATTTAAGGCTTGGGCCAATTGGAAGTCATCTTTGCTGCCGTATTCCAGTGGTTTGCTTTTCTTGGCGAGAGCGATCAGGCGCTGCTCTTCTTCCACCTCATCAACCTTGGATTTATTGGCTTGCTCAGCTTCTTTGTCGTTATTTAAGTGCTTGTCTAAATCTACTTCGCGTGTGCGCAGGCTGTTGAAGCCGTCGCCTTCTGCGGTTTCTTCCACTGCCAGATCAGGGGTGATACCTTTAGCCTGAATCGAGCGACCGTTCGGTGTGTAGTAGCGTGCGGTGGTCAGTTTGACGGCCGTATCGGCAGAGATCTGGCGTATGGTTTGTACCGATCCCTTGCCAAAACTTTGAGTCCCCAGAATGGTGGCGCGTTTGTAATCTTGTAAAGCACCTGCCACGATTTCGGACGCGGAGGCTGAGCCAGTATTAATCAGCACGACCATCGGTACGTTCTTAATCGCTTCTGGCAATTTGCTGAGCGGATCGCCGATGGCGCGGGTAGCGTAGTTTTCACGCTTAGCAGTGTAGCTGGCTTTGGAGTCGGCTAACTGGCCATTGGTCGTAACGACGACGGCATCTTTTGGCAAAAACGCGGCTGAGACACCAATCGCACCAGGCAGTACGCCGCCCGGATCATTGCGTAAATCGAGCACCAGACCTTTGAGATTAGGATCTTGCGTGTACAAAGCCTGAATTTTTTTGGCCATGTCTTCAACCGTCGGCTCCTGGAACTGGGCTATACGCAACCAGGCGTATCCGGGCTCTACCATCTTTGCTTTAACGCTTTGCTGTTTGATCAGCTCACGTGTGATGGTGACGACGATAGGCTTATCCTCGTTTTTGCGCGCCAGCGTCAGCGTGATTTTGCTATTTGGTTCGCCACGCATTTTTTTGACGGCTTCATCCAGACTCAGACCTTTGATCGGTATCGAGTCCAGACGCGTGATCAGATCGCCCGGTTTGATACCGGCGCGATAAGCGGGCGAATCTTCAATCGGAGAAATGATTTTGACGTAACCATCTTCCATCCCGACTTCAATGCCCAGACCGACAAATTTGCCTTGCGTACCTTCACGTAATTCTTTGTAGGCTTTTTTATCCAGATAAGCTGAATGCGGATCGAGTGAAGCGACCATGCCAGAGATGGCTTCGGTCAATAGTTTGCTGTCTTCTACGGGCTCGACGTAGTCGGTCTTGATCATGCCGAAAACGTCAGCCAGTTGCCGTAGTTCTTCGACGGGCAAAGGTGAACCGGTATTTTTTTGTGCCAAAGCAGAAAACTGGATCGTCGCGGCAACGCCAGCGATAACGCCAAAACTGATTAAGCTAAAACTTTTTATTTTGCTACCCATTTCAATATCCACATCTCATCTGATTGTTGCCCACGTCAATGGGTCGAATACGCGCCCT of the Undibacterium sp. 5I1 genome contains:
- a CDS encoding HesA/MoeB/ThiF family protein, with product MTEPDTTDLSDQQLLRYSRHILLDQIGIEGQQKISGAHALIIGAGGLGSPAALYLASAGVGKITIVDHDTVDLTNLQRQILHTTARVGQSKAGSARQTLEAINPEIEIVTLEEKIGGQRLQQLVQNASVVLDCCDNFNTRHAVNQACVESGTTLISGAAISFDGQISVFDSREITSPCYACLFPPDQQFEEIQCATMGVFAPLVGIIGSMQAAEALKVVMGIGKPLIGRLLLLDAQTMEWTQIRVARNLACAVCGQRYHTVINQKDVS
- a CDS encoding AraC family transcriptional regulator; the encoded protein is MDPLSRLIKLVRPQASLDLRCLLGGAFSIQHEQEAEGVVPFHLVLSGTCVIETKGSKPLILEAGDFVLYPNGGAHLVRDNLGGSKPIKSTLKDDGDFLPVRSNGKGAINADLLCGRFLCERGSAALLFGTLPDPLHISLARSHPLLALQTLVALIRDEADSKNSGALAIVTSLSQALLVMALRIYGEHQSDVPNILTLLTDSRLSASIQALMIAPGHQWTIAELGARAAMSRATYARHFKAKAGMTVSEFLSHVRMATASALLLHTKRNAGDIGMEVGYQSEAAFGKAFRINTGFTPGRYRQQLQENIAANQK
- a CDS encoding carboxymuconolactone decarboxylase family protein, with the translated sequence MFSDWKSLVPHIKKSFGTLSKAHPKMVAAYQALDVASADGGALDPKTRELISLAVAVTTRCDGCIGTHAQAAATHGATEAEIAAALATAISLNAGAAYVYSLHALEAFSSFSDAKKLIA
- a CDS encoding EAL and GGDEF domain-containing protein codes for the protein MIFTNFMALIKHELVCLLVEKNSASDRINHAQTGADLTDEVTAFENQIAMVITDDAKVILRVNRAFSELSGYSSLDLIGKTLAIFNTNLHDQRLYQEIWKRNRKDHYWCAEIYLRKIDGTAYPVLCTVSLARCSIGTGTNYVVTYIDISKRMTKENETNQQSYDDALVVLPSFNLLNRDDIAVQQATISTLNETSYLAPPVRELIIDRSTIERSMIAALDRNEFKVYFQPQIKVDGSLMGAEALVRWEHPKRGLLPPLEFISLAEETGIIIQLGLFVLEESCRKIVEWQEDFNIGEFSMSVNVSARQIRHPDFVTQVSTILKRTQADPKRLKLELTESLLVDNLEDTISKMNLLKASGVGFSLDDFGTGYSSLSYLKRLPLDQLKIDKSFVNDVLTDQNDAAIVEMILALGKSMGLAVIAEGVETEEQRSFLSERGCNAFQGYLFGRPMAMVSFETFLNVKTFTKAP
- a CDS encoding methyl-accepting chemotaxis protein — encoded protein: MKNMKIGLRLGGGFGAVLLMMVMLAAVGVFQLIHISTIVDTLVQEEWVKEEQANIISSNANDNMNLTLQMFITSDTASMYRIQQNIENHKKNITNALEILTKLVRQPVAMQLLSKLKESRAVYVASFSKINQHLMSGKKDDALILMEAEMNPALNAYMENIAQFKQLSKNIVDEKGAEIRATVSFTEKAIIGISIFALLTSLVFAYLVTRSITRPILYAVKIAQTVAAGDLTEKIEVKSTDETGQLITALKDMNEKLLAIVSQVRAGSDHIATASSQIAAGNFDLSSRTEEQASSLEETASSMEELTSTVKQNSEHAQQASQLAISTSSIAIKGGDVVSQVIATMGLINDSAKKIVDIIGVIDSIAFQTNILALNAAVESARAGEQGRGFAVVASEVRSLAQRSAGAAKEIKSLINNTVERVGTGTDLVNQAGKTMDEVVRSVQRVTEFISEISVATLEQSAGIEQINRAVMQMDQVTQQNAALVEEATAAAQSMEDQSRNLVNVVSRFELTEDQSVTFTAPESSHRLVQLRESRKDIEIKRVSHQPNIKRFNTRSIEKSTEAALVRDRWEEF
- a CDS encoding S41 family peptidase, with translation MGSKIKSFSLISFGVIAGVAATIQFSALAQKNTGSPLPVEELRQLADVFGMIKTDYVEPVEDSKLLTEAISGMVASLDPHSAYLDKKAYKELREGTQGKFVGLGIEVGMEDGYVKIISPIEDSPAYRAGIKPGDLITRLDSIPIKGLSLDEAVKKMRGEPNSKITLTLARKNEDKPIVVTITRELIKQQSVKAKMVEPGYAWLRIAQFQEPTVEDMAKKIQALYTQDPNLKGLVLDLRNDPGGVLPGAIGVSAAFLPKDAVVVTTNGQLADSKASYTAKRENYATRAIGDPLSKLPEAIKNVPMVVLINTGSASASEIVAGALQDYKRATILGTQSFGKGSVQTIRQISADTAVKLTTARYYTPNGRSIQAKGITPDLAVEETAEGDGFNSLRTREVDLDKHLNNDKEAEQANKSKVDEVEEEQRLIALAKKSKPLEYGSKDDFQLAQALNHLKGLPVKVTKVDPKDAGEDSKEESKSESKAESKKK